A stretch of the Corylus avellana chromosome ca6, CavTom2PMs-1.0 genome encodes the following:
- the LOC132185659 gene encoding zinc finger protein CONSTANS-LIKE 16-like yields the protein MISDKNLANAVGGKTARACDSCIRKRARWYCAADDAFLCEACDLSVHTANPLASRHDRVRLKTASFKSSDGESGPSWHRGFTKKARTPRHGKPVNHQTPKSEQESARNPFPLVPEVGADETTSHEEKEEQLLYRVPIFDPFLAELCASTATSKDEAVAAENASANGSESKLSLASNYGHDGENLHGCLPSDMDLAEFAADVESLLGRGFENECFGMEGLGLMDCKLEEEGSLGSGRVIKLEEEEEGTEAVTASCRVDDTEIDMMREPFELNFDYDSPATCEEEDEKVAAKQNGGGLSLAAVDAKKKKKKKILLNLDYEAVITAWASQGSPWASGDRPDFDPDEYWPDCLGIGVYHPHGEYGGSGGNPTMGDGGREARVSRYREKRRTRLFSKKIRYEVRKLNAEKRPRMKGRFVKRSSFAGPAFPLLTTK from the exons ATGATTTCTGACAAGAATTTGGCAAACGCCGTCGGCGGCAAGACGGCTAGAGCCTGCGATAGCTGTATACGAAAACGGGCTCGGTGGTACTGTGCGGCCGATGATGCTTTCTTATGCGAAGCTTGTGACTTGTCTGTGCACACGGCTAACCCATTGGCAAGTAGACATGACAGGGTTCGGTTGAAAACAGCATCGTTCAAATCCTCCGATGGAGAATCCGGGCCATCATGGCACCGAGGGTTCACTAAAAAAGCGCGGACGCCAAGGCACGGAAAGCCCGTGAATCATCAAACACCTAAATCCGAACAAGAGTCAGCGAGAAACCCATTTCCTCTGGTGCCGGAAGTCGGTGCCGACGAGACGACGTCGCACGAAGAAAAGGAAGAGCAGCTTCTTTATAGGGTTCCGATATTCGATCCCTTTCTTGCCGAGCTATGCGCGAGTACGGCGACTTCGAAAGATGAAGCGGTTGCGGCGGAAAACGCCAGCGCTAATGGAAGCGAATCTAAGTTGTCGTTAGCTAGTAACTATGGTCACGACGGCGAAAACTTACATGGGTGTCTTCCATCTGACATGGATCTTGCTGAGTTTGCTGCTGATGTTGAGAGCTTGTTGGGAAGGGGATTTGAGAATGAGTGTTTTGGCATGGAAGGGTTGGGGCTAATGGATTGTAAATTAGAGGAGGAGGGTTCTTTAGGCAGCGGAAGGGTAATAAAGctggaggaagaagaggagggTACGGAAGCCGTTACGGCGTCGTGCCGGGTTGATGATACTGAGATTGATATGATGAGGGAACCCTTTGAATTGAACTTCGACTACGATTCTCCTGCCACGTGTGAGGAGGAAGATGAGAAGGTGGCGGCTAAGCAGAATGGCGGTGGACTTTCACTTGCAGCAGTCGatgcaaaaaagaagaagaagaagaagatattattGAATCTGGATTATGAGGCGGTCATCACGGCATGGGCCAGCCAAGGGTCCCCGTGGGCCTCCGGTGACCGTCCGGATTTTGACCCTGATGAATATTGGCCAGACTGCCTG GGGATTGGAGTTTATCATCCACACGGAGAATATGGTGGAAGTGGGGGAAACCCGACAATGGGTGACGGAGGGAGAGAAGCAAGAGTGTCGAGGTACAGAGAGAAACGAAGAACGCGGCTCTtctcaaagaaaataagatACGAGGTTCGGAAGTTGAATGCGGAGAAGAGGCCTCGAATGAAAGGGAGATTTGTAAAGAGGTCATCCTTTGCAGGACCTGCTTTTCCCTTACTCACCACCAAGTAA
- the LOC132185660 gene encoding LOB domain-containing protein 40-like: MRMSCNGCRVLRKGCSDDCTIRPCLQWIKSPDSQANATLFLAKSYGRAGLLNLINVGPQHLRPAIFKSLLYEACGRIVNPIYGAVGLLWSGNWAKCQGAVEAVLAGSSPIMGGGDDQALFHPNAHLKACDIRGVPKKEDSISAASRDVLHKVKARAGFKRSVIKPRPQVIDSWLSQDNESMFSVETVEASPPNSAKRAPVWEFQSQIEDSEVDLELTLGLAPVHSH; this comes from the exons ATGAGGATGAGCTGCAATGGCTGCAGGGTTCTTCGCAAAGGCTGCAGCGATGACTGCACCATTAGGCCCTGCCTTCAATGGATCAAGTCCCCTGATTCCCAAGCCAATGCCACCCTCTTCCTCGCCAAATCTTATGGCCGTGCCGGACTCCTCAACCTCATCAATGTCGGCCCCCAACACCTCCGCCCTG CTATATTCAAGTCGCTGTTATATGAAGCTTGCGGCCGGATTGTGAATCCAATCTATGGCGCAGTGGGGTTACTCTGGTCCGGCAACTGGGCCAAGTGCCAAGGCGCCGTTGAAGCGGTGCTCGCAGGGTCGTCACCGATCATGGGTGGCGGTGATGATCAGGCTCTGTTCCACCCAAACGCTCATCTCAAAGCGTGCGACATACGCGGCGTGCCCAAGAAGGAGGACTCCATCTCCGCCGCTTCTCGTGACGTCCTTCACAAGGTTAAAGCCCGGGCAGGGTTCAAGCGCTCCGTTATCAAGCCCAGACCCCAAGTAATTGACTCGTGGCTTAGCCAAGACAACGAAAGCATGTTTTCGGTCGAGACCGTGGAGGCCTCCCCGCCTAACAGCGCCAAACGGGCGCCGGTTTGGGAATTTCAGAGCCAAATTGAGGATAGTGAGGTTGATTTGGAGCTGACTCTTGGGTTGGCTCCAGTTCACTCCCACTAG
- the LOC132184154 gene encoding protein FLX-like 3 — protein MAGRNRMPRHHEIFRSSRDGPRPVVSRGPGPLPFHPAALKEELEMQNREMKGIIAENRHVIDENTHLQRELRAAKDEIHRLGQVIPTLQAEKEEQARDLIERGLKLEADLRASEPLRAEVTQLRAEVQKLNALRQDLSAQVQRLTQDVNHAQAENQQLIDMRGDIDGMHKELVEARRAYEYEKRAKEEQVEQKQAMEENLISMAREIERLRAEQMNTERRTRGLGGRGYGMLDGGLESRYPSGAFGDGYSGGWGHYDKRDRRGDPLRR, from the exons ATGGCAGGGAGAAATCGTATGCCTCGTCATCATGAAATTTTCCGTAGTTCCCGTGATGGTCCTCGGCCTGTTGTAAGCCGAGGACCAGGACCCCTGCCTTTTCACCCTGCAGCTTTGAAAGAGGAACTTGAAATGCAAAATAGAGAAATGAAGGGGATAATTGCGGAGAATCGGCATGTTATTGATGAAAATACACATCTTCAAAGGGAATTAAGGGCTGCGAAAGATGAGATTCACAGATTGGGGCAGGTCATACCCACACTCCAGGCCGAGAAGGAGGAGCAGGCCAGGGACTTGATTGAGAGAGGATTAAAGCTGGAAGCTGATCTTCGTGCTTCTGAGCCTCTGAGAGCAGAGGTTACGCAGTTAAGAGCTGAAGTTCAGAAATTGAATGCTCTGAGACAGGATTTGTCTGCCCAAGTCCAAAGACTCACACAGGACGTTAACCACGCACAAGCTGAGAATCAGCAACTGATTGACATGAGGGGTGATATTGATGGGATGCACAAGGAGCTCGTTGAGGCCAG GCGGGCTTATGAGTATGAGAAAAGAGCCAAGGAAGAACAAGTTGAACAGAAGCAAGCAATGGAAGAAAACCTTATTTCAATGGCTCGTGAAATAGAGAGGCTACGAGCAGAGCAGATGAATACAGAAAGGAGAACACGAGGACTAG GTGGCAGAGGTTATGGGATGTTGGATGGAGGCCTTGAATCGAGGTATCCAAGTGGTGCATTTGGCGATGGCTACAGTGGTGGTTGGGGACATTATGATAAGCGTGATCGTCGAGGTGACCCTCTTCGACGTTGA